Proteins co-encoded in one Scomber scombrus chromosome 14, fScoSco1.1, whole genome shotgun sequence genomic window:
- the slc6a7 gene encoding sodium-dependent proline transporter, with protein MQDETGKAAAGSPANTVQNSLHLNGHTVTQNGHNQTVTPAPQPQSESPPRGSTPTPTIPREQWGGKYEFLLSCIGYCVGLGNVWRFPYLCYRNGGGVFLIPYFIMLFVTGVPLFLMELSLGQYGAAGPITVWKCCPLLKGIGIGMLCVSTLVCLYYNVIIAWTFYYLGSSFQSPLPWSCDAISNAALCGNGTSVNSSTGKVLSPTEHFWNEKVLGVVNSEGLHDPGPIRWQLALCLLAAWIIIFLCMLKGIRSSGKVVYVTATFPYFVLIVLIIRGATLEGSLQGITFYLTPQWSRLANAQVWNDAASQIFYSLGIGVGGLLSMASYNKFDNNVIRDTIIITIGNCSTSFFAGFAIFSILGHMAWRKGVPVDKVADTGPGLAFVAYPEALALLPGSVFWSILFFLMLFMLGIDTLFGNMEGITTAVLDEFPQLRGNALHKSLFLGALCFCFYLMGLLLVTDGGIYWFTLIDSFSTSFGLIIITLFMCIGISFFYGINQFCQDIIDMIRHCPPWCTKLLLYFKACWVFFTPFLLLFILTYIFIEMYNTPLRYGSYVYPRWGKALGVCMGATCCLQILIWAIVAISKETGTLKDRFQKSIRPLNSWRVNLNSVERAEEHVEGPFTVTLTDMDFTARRWEMGSEA; from the exons ATGCAGGACGAAACCGGCAAAGCAGCAGCCGGGAGCCCCGCAAACACCGTGCAG AATTCGCTACATTTGAACGGACATACTGTCACTCAAAATGGCCACAACCAAACAGTTACACCTGCACCACAGCCGCAGTCTGAATCGCCACCCCGGGGTTCGACACCCACTCCAACCATCCCGAGGGAGCAGTGGGGTGGGAAGTACGAGTTCCTGCTGTCCTGTATTGGATACTGCGTGGGACTGGGGAACGTGTGGCGCTTCCCGTACCTTTGTTACCGCAATGGAGGAG GTGTGTTTCTCATCCCCTACTTCATTATGCTGTTTGTTACGGGCGTCCCGCTCTTTCTCATGGAGCTGAGTTTAGGACAGTATGGAGCAGCTGGCCCCATCACCGTGTGGAAATGCTGCCCTCTGCTCAAAG GTATCGGCATCGGGATGCTGTGTGTGTCCACGCTGGTGTGTCTCTACTATAACGTCATTATAGCGTGGACGTTTTACTACCTGGGCAGCTCGTTCCAGAGCCCTCTGCCTTGGTCCTGTGATGCTATATCCAATGCTGCTCTCTGTGGTAATGGCACCTCTGTCAATAGCTCCACTGGTAAAGTCCTCAGCCCCACAGAGCACTTCTGGAA TGAGAAAGTGCTGGGTGTTGTAAACAGTGAGGGCCTTCATGACCCGGGCCCTATCCGGTGGCAACTGGCCCTCTGCCTCCTGGCAGCCTGGATCATCATCTTCCTGTGTATGCTCAAGGGCATCCGCAGCTCTGGCAAG GTGGTTTATGTAACAGCTACCTTCCCATACTTTGTCCTCATTGTTTTGATCATCAGAGGGGCCACACTGGAGGGCTCTCTTCAGGGCATAACTTTCTACCTCACACCACAGTGGAGCCGATTAGCCAATGCACAG GTGTGGAACGACGCAGCCTCACAGATCTTCTACTCATTAGGTATTGGAGTTGGAGGTCTGCTTTCTATGGCCTCTTATAATAAGTTCGACAACAACGTCATCAG GGACACTATAATTATCACAATAGGAAACTGCAGTACCAGCTTCTTTGCAGGATTTGCCATTTTCTCAATTCTGGGTCACATGGCATGGAGGAAAGGAGTGCCTGTTGATAAGGTGGCAGATACAG GTCCTGGTTTGGCCTTCGTTGCTTACCCAGAGGCACTTGCTCTGCTGCCAGGCTCCGTGTTCTGGTccattctcttcttcctcatgcTCTTCATGCTGGGGATAGATACACTG TTTGGCAACATGGAGGGCATCACTACTGCCGTGCTGGATGAGTTTCCGCAGCTCAGAGGGAACGCGTTGCACAAGTCCTTGTTCCTGGGTGCTTTGTGCTTTTGTTTCTACCTGATGGGTCTCCTGTTAGTCActgat GGAGGGATTTACTGGTTCACTCTCATTGACTCCTTCAGCACTAGTTTCGGCCTTATCATCATCACCCTCTTCATGTGCATTGGCATCTCCTTCTTCTATG GAATCAACCAGTTTTGTCAAGACATCATCGACATGATCCGCCACTGCCCTCCCTGGTGCACCAAACTGCTGCTTTACTTCAAAGCATGCTGGGTCTTCTTCACACCGTTTCTTCTGCTG TTCATCCTGACCTACATCTTCATTGAGATGTACAACACACCACTGCGCTACGGCTCCTATGTGTATCCGCGGTGGGGCAAAGCGCTGGGCGTGTGCATGGGTGCGACCTGCTGTCTACAGATCCTCATCTGGGCCATTGTAGCCATCAGCAAGGAAACTGGGACACTGAAAGAC cgtTTCCAGAAATCAATTCGACCTCTGAATTCCTGGAGGGTAAACTTGAACAGCGTTGAGAGAGCGGAGGAGCATGTGGAGGGTCCGTTCACTGTCACTCTCACAGACATGGACTTTACTGCGAGGAGGTGGGAGATGGGAAGCGAGGCGTGA